Proteins encoded within one genomic window of Cydia pomonella isolate Wapato2018A chromosome 12, ilCydPomo1, whole genome shotgun sequence:
- the LOC133523871 gene encoding uncharacterized protein LOC133523871, whose product MEIVRAPEGRAGKQSAGRSEKSAGRSEKSAGRSEKSAGRSEKSAGRSEKSAGRSEKTAGRSEKSAGRSEKSAGRSEKSAGRSEKSAGRSEKSAGRSEKTAGRSEKSAGRSEKSAGRSEKSAGRSEKSAGRSEKTAGRSEKSAGRSEKSAGRSEKSAGRSEKGAAIGQPVGGSPLGRAYATQSQFLIPWCGRPSAPD is encoded by the coding sequence ATGGAGATTGTACGAGCGCCTGAAGGCCGCGCGGGGAAACAGAGTGCGGGACGCAGCGAGAAGAGCGCGGGACGCAGCGAGAAGAGCGCGGGACGCAGCGAGAAGAGCGCGGGACGCAGCGAGAAGAGCGCGGGACGCAGCGAGAAGAGCGCGGGACGCAGCGAGAAGACCGCGGGACGCAGCGAGAAGAGCGCGGGACGCAGCGAGAAGAGCGCGGGACGCAGCGAGAAGAGCGCGGGACGCAGCGAGAAGAGCGCGGGACGCAGCGAGAAGAGCGCGGGACGCAGCGAGAAGACCGCGGGACGCAGCGAGAAGAGCGCGGGACGCAGCGAGAAGAGCGCGGGACGCAGCGAGAAGAGCGCGGGACGCAGCGAGAAGAGCGCGGGACGCAGCGAGAAGACCGCGGGACGCAGCGAGAAGAGCGCGGGACGTAGCGAGAAGAGCGCGGGACGCAGCGAGAAGAGCGCGGGACGCAGCGAGAAGGGCGCGGCGATCGGCCAGCCAGTCGGCGGGTCACCTTTGGGGCGCGCGTACGCTACTCAGAGTCAATTTCTTATCCCTTGGTGTGGTAGGCCGTCGGCTCCCGACtga